The Deinococcus arcticus genome contains the following window.
CGGCGTGCCGCAGCAGGTCGCCGGGGTGCTGCGCGTCGTCGGGGTAGAGGCTCAGGCCAATGCTTACCGTGGCGTCCACACCCACGTGGCGGCTGGGGGCCAGCGGCGCCTGCAGCAGGTGCCCGGCCAGCGCGTGGGCCTCGGGCTCGCGGGTGTCGGGCAGCAGCACCACGAATTCGTCGCCGCTGAGACGAAAGACCTGCGCCCCCTCGCCGGCCAGGCGCTGCAGTTCACGGGCCAGCCCACGCAGCAGGTCGTCGCCCGCCGCGTGGCCCAGGGTGTCGTTGATGACCTTAAAGGCGTCCACATCCACGAACAGCACCGCAAAGGGCGTCTGCTGCGCGGCCAGTTGCTCCAGCTGCTCGTGCAGGCGCACTCGCCCGGGCAGCCCGGTCAGCAGGTCGGTGTACACCAGTTGCTGCAGCACCCGCTGCTCGCCGTGCAGCCGCCCCAGGGCGTCGTTGCGCTGCATGAAAAACGACGCCCCGTACAGGCTGACCGCCGCCGACAGGTTGATCTGCAGCAGGGCGCGCGCCAGGTCTACCGGCAGGGCCTCGCCCTGCACCACCGGCCACAGCACAATCATCAGGCTGCAGAGCGCCACCGCCCACAGCAGGGCGCCCAGCACCCGCCGCACCTCGCGCGCCAGATCGGTCAGCATGGTCCAGGTGATCACGGTGGGCAGCCACACCAGGGTTTCCAGCACCTCCAGCACCCGGGCGTAGGGGTCACGCAGCACAAAGCCCAGCAGCAGCAGCTTGGCGCTTAAAAACAGGCCGCTGCCCGCCGTGACGGCCAGGGTGATCTGCCGGATGGACGCCCACGAACGCAGCGTCGCCAGCCAGCAGACCAGCAGCAGCGCCGACATGGCGAGGTACAGCGGCGGATCATAGTGGGTGTCCCAGACGTCGGGGCGGGCAAACAGCAGCGCGGCCAGGATAGACAGCTGCACCACCGGCAGGCCCAGCAGCAGCATGCGCCGCCACGCGCCCTGCAGCTCCTGCGTGAGTGGTGCGCCCTCTGTGCCCATGTCCGGCAGCCTAGCGCCCTGGCCCCACAGTTTTCATACCGGCGCGCCGGGTTTTGCCGGCCCTTGTGCCCGGGGCGGCGCGGCCCGCACAATCACCCCATGTTCCGCCGCCGCCCCGCCAATCCGTATGTCAAAACCGACAGCGCCCAGGTGTTTCGTGTGCGGGTGCGCACCCAGCCCCACGGCGAGGAGGTAGAGGTGCGCTTTACCAAGGGCGCCCACATCGCCGCCGGGGAGGGCGGCACCTTCTTTTTCCGCAAGCCCATCGTCTCGCCCCGGCATCTGGACCGGGGCGAACTGGTGGTGCATTTTGACCGCGCCTACCGCGTGACCGCCACCGAGGCCGAGAACCTCAGCTTCATTCCGGTCAGCGAGTGGCCAGACGCTGGGGCGTGAGCGGGTTCAGGCGAGGGTCTGTCCTTTTTCTGACATCACGCGGCGCCTGTGGCCGGCGGTGCTGGCTGATGTGAAGCCGCTAGTCGGCCCCCACGGCGTGAAAGGTTTCCTGGGTGATGCGCTCGGGAAACTTGCGGATAAAGTCCACGGTGCTCAGGGCCTGGGTGCGGTGGCAGGCGATGGCCTGCAGCTTGCGGGTCACGTGCGCGCTGACATCGCGGCGCACGTTCGGCGGCAGCCACTGGGCGCGCAGGGCCTCGTGTTCGGGCGGCACGTCGCTGGCGTAGTACCACAGCGCGGGGCGCTCCCCAGGCGGCAGCGCGTCCCAGGCAGCTTTCACGGCGCGCCATGTGGTCACGTGGTCCGGGTGCCCGTTGCTGCCGTTGGGCGGAAAGGTCAGCACGGTATCGGGGCGCAGGCGCACCATGGCCTCGCGCGCAGTTTCGACCAGCGGCGCCAGCGGCTGATCCTGCAGGTACTTGTCGGGAAAGTGGTGGTGCTCGAACACGCTGCCAGGGTGGCGGGTCAGGCCGATCACGTCCAGGCAGGCGGCCAGTTCGGCTTCGCGCATGCGGGCCAGCGCCTGCGGCGAGTCGCACAGGCCCAGGGTGCGCCCGGCCTCGCCGCGCGTCAGGGTAATCAGGCCACACGGCTCACCGGCCGCCAGATGCGTCATCAGGGTGCCGGCGGCGCCGTACACCTCATCGTCGGGGTGGGGCACGATCAACAGCAGTTTCAGCCCGGAGCTCATGCGCTCCAGCATAGGGCGGCCTAGCGCTTGGAACGGGACGAGCGGCTGGGCCCACCCTGCCAGGCCGCCAGAAGCAGTGACACCACAATGACCATGAACGCCAGCAGCAATTCCATAGGGCATTCTCCTTTTCTTTATCTGACGTTAATGTGACGGCCTGCCGCTCTGCCGTGAAATATCCATCAACATCAGATCACCGGTGATTGAAACGCCCAACTCTACCCCAGGGGCGCGGCCCGTCAAAGCGCCGGGGCTGCGGGTTCGTCTAGGGCAGGCAGCGTGGTGCCGGCGGCCTGCAGCACGCTTTGCACCTGGGCGCGGTCCACCGGCAGCACACTCAGGCGCGAGCCCCGGGCCAGCAGCGGCGAAGCGGCCCAGGCCGGCAGGGTGCGCAGTTCGTCCAGCGTGATCAGGCGGGGCAGGGCCAGCAGCGGCGCCACGTCCACCATGCTCCAGCGCGGCGCCTCCGGGGTGGCCCGGGGATCGGCGTAGGAGCTGGCCGGGTCAAACTGCAGGTTGTCCGGGTAGGCGGCGCGCACCACCTGCGCCACGCCCGCCACCCCGGGCGGCCTGGTCCCCGAATGGTAAAAGAGGCACAGGTCACCCGCAGTCATCTGGCGCAGGAAGTTGCGGGCCTGGTAATTGCGCACGCCGTTCCAGGGCTCGCGCCCGGCGCGCGCCAGATCGGCGTAGCCAAACACATCGGGTTCGGATTTCAGCAGCCAGAAACGCATGACCCCCAGGGTAGGGGGTCAGGGGCAGCGCTGGTCAGGGAACCGTGGGGGGCAGCGGCGGGAGGGGCTGGGCGTCGCCGCTCAGTTGCAGCTGCCCGCCGCCCCAGCGGTAGCCGCCGTTCCCGGTGGTCGCGCGGTCCAGCGGCAGGACCGCCACGTAGCTGCCCCGGGCCTGGGCGCTGTAGCCGCCCGCCGGAAAGCCGAAGGTATTCGGGGCACCCTGGGGATCAACCACCAGCCGCGCCAGGACGGTCCATTCGTTCAGCCGCAGCGGTTCATGTCCTGTGCGCACGGTGTTTTCGCCGTGTGGCGGCGCCACCCGCGCCGGGCGGTCCACTTGCCGCAGCGGCAGGCTGGGGTTGGCGCAGGCGGGCAGGCTTTCGGTCACCACGCCGCCACCCCCCTGGGCCCCGGTGTTCCAGAACGGGGACGGCACGCTGCGCTCGGTCACGTACAGCCGCGCATGGGGCTGACCGGCGCAGGTCAGGCGCTGGCTTGTGATCAGCAGCCGGGCCTGGGCGCGGTAACTGCCTGGAATCCGGCCCTGGATGTTCTGTGCGGCGTGGCCGGCCACATCGAAGGTGCCCACCTCCAGGCGCTCTCCGAGTTGCCGGTCAGTGCTCAGATTCAGGTATACCAGTGACTGGGTGCCCCGGGGCAGGGTGAGGGTCACCGCCTGATAGGTGCCTCTGGGGGCGTCTGACACGCTGAAAAGGGCCGCAACGTCCTGCTGGGTGGCGGTCTCAAACTGTGCGCCCTCCCGGGGCGGCATCCATTCGCGGTAGGCCGTCCAGGCCAGGCCCCCGGCCAGCAGCGTGCCCAGCGTCAGCCAGCCCACGCGGTGGGTCAGGGCGTGGCCCAGCAGACGGCGGTTCACCGGCTGCGGGTGCCCCATGGCGCGCACCGCCAGAAACTCGGCTTCTTCCCGGCTGAACCCCTGCGCTTCGTGCCCGGCGGCGCGGTCCAGCAGATGGGTGCGCAGTTCGGCGGCGGCGTCCAGTCGCTGGGCAACGGGCAGGCCCCGGGTGGCGCGGTGAACATACCCTTCCACCGTCAGGGCCGAAGAGAGCCGGGCGCGGCCTCGCAGCAACTTCATGCCAGCCGCCGCAGCAGCAGGGCGTCCAGGGCGCCGCGCAGCGTCTGCCATTCCTGGCGCTTCTGGGTCAGGGCGTGCCGTCCGTCGTCGGTCAGACGGTACACCTTGCGAGGGGCTCCGCCCCGGTCGCTGGGCTGCCAGTCGCCCTCCACCCAGCCGGCCTTGACCAGACGGTGCAGCGCCGGGTACAGGCTGCCTTCCTTCAGGTCGAACAGGCCGCTGCTGCGGTCGTTCACATGGTTCAGGATGTCCAGGCCATAGCGGGGCCGGTCTTGCAAGGCCGCCAGCAGGGCCAGGTCCAGCGTGCCGGATTTCAGTGGATTCACAGGCGAACCTCCTGGGTTGCTTGCTCTACAAAGTAGTAGTGAGCAAGATACTTGTCAAGCCAGATAGTGGTGGCGCCGGGCTCCCGTGCCTTTCGCTACCGTGGCCCCCGGGCCTGCGCACTACACTGCCCCCTGTGCGCGCCTCGCCCTGGCTTCCGGTTTTGCTGCTGCTGGCGCTGGCCGCCTACCTGCTGCCAGACGCGACCCTGCCCTTTGGCGCTCCTGCGCCGGCCGCGCCGGGCCCGGTGCCCGCATTGCCGCGCGCCCTGCCCCCCGAAGCCCAGGCCCTCTTTGAGCGCAGTCGCCCGGCCACGGTGCGGGTGGAGAGCGTGAACCCGGCCACCCGCAACGCTGGCATTGGCACCGGCTTTCTCATCAGCGCTGGGGGGCAGGTGCTCACGGCGTACCACGTGGTCAGCGGGGGCAGCCTGTTTCAGGTGCGCACCCTCTCGGGGCGGTCGTATCCGGCGCGGGTGTCGGCCTTTGATGCCAGCAACGATGTGGCTCTGCTGGAGGTGCGCGGCGGCGGCGAGTTTCCGTTCCTGAAGCTGGCCACCCGGGCGCCGCGCGTGGGCGAGACGGTGCTGGCCATCGGCAACAGCGGGGGTGATTTTCTGCAGCCGCGCCGGGGGCAACTGCTGCGCCTGAACGCGGCCTCGGCCCGCGCCGACTTTCCAGGCGGCACCCTGGAAATGAGCGCGCCCCTGGCCCCCGGTGACAGTGGCGGCCCTATTCTGGACGGCAACGGGCAGGCCATCGGCGTGGTGAGCTACATCAGCGTGGACGGCAGCGGGCAGACCCGGCGCAGCTACGCGGTGCCTGTCACCGAAGGCAACGAACTGATCGCGGCGCTGCGCAGCGGCGAGAAGCGCGACGTGCCGGTGGTGGGGCTGGTGTTTGACCCCCTGCACAGCGGCCAGACCGACCCGCCCGGCGCCGTGGTGGACGCCGTGGCCCGCCGCAGCCCCGCTGAGCGCGCCGGCCTGCGTGGCAGCGTGCGCGACGAACAGGACCATCTGGTGAGCCTGGGTGACGTGATTCTGCGGGTGAACGGCCAGCGCACCCGGGACGCCAACGAGGTCATCAACGCCATCCGGCGCCTGCAGATTGGCCAGACCGTGGTGCTGACCTACCTGCGCGGCGACGAGACCCGCGAGGCCCGCATTACCCTGGTGCCGCGCGCCAGTGTCCCGGACCTGCCCTGACGTTCAGCCCCGGCCCATCTGGGCTTCACTGGCCGGGCGCAGACTGGGGGGATGTCCAGAGCCTTTGTTCGTGAAGACGAGGGGGAGCGCTGGCAGCCTCCCTCCCCGCGCCGCGCCTACCGCATCGTGTGGCGCGGTGAGGCCGCCCAGGCGCCCGAAGTGGTGCGCGAAACCGACGACCTGATTGAAGCCCTGCGCTGGCTGCAGGCCCGCGATCAGCGCCACCTGTTTGAACTGCGTGACGGCCAGGGCGTGCTGCTGGCCACTGCAAGTTAAGTAGCTCGCTGTTGATCTTTAGATCAACCGAGCGGGCTGGA
Protein-coding sequences here:
- a CDS encoding putative bifunctional diguanylate cyclase/phosphodiesterase, giving the protein MGTEGAPLTQELQGAWRRMLLLGLPVVQLSILAALLFARPDVWDTHYDPPLYLAMSALLLVCWLATLRSWASIRQITLAVTAGSGLFLSAKLLLLGFVLRDPYARVLEVLETLVWLPTVITWTMLTDLAREVRRVLGALLWAVALCSLMIVLWPVVQGEALPVDLARALLQINLSAAVSLYGASFFMQRNDALGRLHGEQRVLQQLVYTDLLTGLPGRVRLHEQLEQLAAQQTPFAVLFVDVDAFKVINDTLGHAAGDDLLRGLARELQRLAGEGAQVFRLSGDEFVVLLPDTREPEAHALAGHLLQAPLAPSRHVGVDATVSIGLSLYPDDAQHPGDLLRHADSAMYAVKRAGRRQVRRYHPQQDAATERFQVLARDLGNALGRAELSLRFQPIYRLRDLRLVKAEALLRWTHPTLGPVPPSEFIPVAERVGLIMPVGTWVLQTACEAARGWPGVRVSVNVSPVQLLQADFAQTVRAALQRTGLRPRRLELELTETAVLYEDDRVARTLQELRDLGVRISIDDFGSGYSNLARLRTMPITGVKLDRSIIVDLPHDQNGGFARALTRAALDIAAHMRVDLTAEGIETCAHLEMLRALDCPLGQGHGLCRPITAEELGALLRAAHAEPARAT
- a CDS encoding PIG-L deacetylase family protein yields the protein MSSGLKLLLIVPHPDDEVYGAAGTLMTHLAAGEPCGLITLTRGEAGRTLGLCDSPQALARMREAELAACLDVIGLTRHPGSVFEHHHFPDKYLQDQPLAPLVETAREAMVRLRPDTVLTFPPNGSNGHPDHVTTWRAVKAAWDALPPGERPALWYYASDVPPEHEALRAQWLPPNVRRDVSAHVTRKLQAIACHRTQALSTVDFIRKFPERITQETFHAVGAD
- a CDS encoding EVE domain-containing protein; translated protein: MRFWLLKSEPDVFGYADLARAGREPWNGVRNYQARNFLRQMTAGDLCLFYHSGTRPPGVAGVAQVVRAAYPDNLQFDPASSYADPRATPEAPRWSMVDVAPLLALPRLITLDELRTLPAWAASPLLARGSRLSVLPVDRAQVQSVLQAAGTTLPALDEPAAPAL
- a CDS encoding permease prefix domain 1-containing protein, whose translation is MKLLRGRARLSSALTVEGYVHRATRGLPVAQRLDAAAELRTHLLDRAAGHEAQGFSREEAEFLAVRAMGHPQPVNRRLLGHALTHRVGWLTLGTLLAGGLAWTAYREWMPPREGAQFETATQQDVAALFSVSDAPRGTYQAVTLTLPRGTQSLVYLNLSTDRQLGERLEVGTFDVAGHAAQNIQGRIPGSYRAQARLLITSQRLTCAGQPHARLYVTERSVPSPFWNTGAQGGGGVVTESLPACANPSLPLRQVDRPARVAPPHGENTVRTGHEPLRLNEWTVLARLVVDPQGAPNTFGFPAGGYSAQARGSYVAVLPLDRATTGNGGYRWGGGQLQLSGDAQPLPPLPPTVP
- a CDS encoding PadR family transcriptional regulator, whose product is MNPLKSGTLDLALLAALQDRPRYGLDILNHVNDRSSGLFDLKEGSLYPALHRLVKAGWVEGDWQPSDRGGAPRKVYRLTDDGRHALTQKRQEWQTLRGALDALLLRRLA
- a CDS encoding S1C family serine protease; the protein is MRASPWLPVLLLLALAAYLLPDATLPFGAPAPAAPGPVPALPRALPPEAQALFERSRPATVRVESVNPATRNAGIGTGFLISAGGQVLTAYHVVSGGSLFQVRTLSGRSYPARVSAFDASNDVALLEVRGGGEFPFLKLATRAPRVGETVLAIGNSGGDFLQPRRGQLLRLNAASARADFPGGTLEMSAPLAPGDSGGPILDGNGQAIGVVSYISVDGSGQTRRSYAVPVTEGNELIAALRSGEKRDVPVVGLVFDPLHSGQTDPPGAVVDAVARRSPAERAGLRGSVRDEQDHLVSLGDVILRVNGQRTRDANEVINAIRRLQIGQTVVLTYLRGDETREARITLVPRASVPDLP